The genomic stretch CGACGGCTGTGATACCATAAAAAAGAGCCAATGCATTGATCCAAACTCCCAGTCTTCCTAAGGTAAAAGAGCCTTTTGGCTTCCAACCATGATAACGTGCATACAAGGCCGCAAGGATAACCATTTGGAAAGCAATATAGATTCCTGCTGAAGCAAAACTAATGATGGTGGTGACTGCATCTTGCAACCAATGCCCCATACTTGCGATAAGAATAGGAATGAGACCTGTAATGAGGAGGGCATTCACAGGAACCTTTCCTGACTTGGAGAGATGGTTTAAGTATTTACTTCCAAAGATCATTCCATCTCGGGCAAATGAAAAGAGAAGCCGGCTTGCTGCAGCTTGTAAGCTGAGTAAACAGGATAAAAAAGATACCATAACCACTACGATGACCATACGATACCCCACAAGACCCATTGCTGAAACAAGAGTTGTGGTTACAGGATCACTGTCTACTCCTGAGATGGCTTTGTCCACATTGGGTAAGGCAAGGAGTAGAGCCAAACAAACAAAGGTGGCAGCTCCTCCTCCAATATAAACAGTCATACGCATGGACTTTGGAATCGCAGAACTAGCATTTGGCGTTTCTTCCGCTACATCCCCACAAGCTTCAAACCCATAATAACAAAACATTGCTGCTACTGAGGATGCTAAAAATGCTGGGAAATAATTAATACCTTCTCCAAAAGAGAAGGTATTCCATAAGATCGATATAGAATTTACTTTTGCAAAAATTAATAAATAACCACCAACAACTACAGCACCGATCAGTTCACA from Leptospira wolbachii serovar Codice str. CDC encodes the following:
- a CDS encoding APC family permease, giving the protein MNQKSMDRDSAQLEALGLKSEFERSMSFWENFSLGFTYLSPVVGVYSVFALAIQAGGPPMIWNYLLVGFGQFLVCLVFGEIVSQYPISGGIYPWALRLVGERWAWMSAWVYAWALFTTVAAVAVGGAPFLNQLLGVEFGNSGFIWIAILMILCSTILNLSGTRLLAQVAFFGFLCELIGAVVVGGYLLIFAKVNSISILWNTFSFGEGINYFPAFLASSVAAMFCYYGFEACGDVAEETPNASSAIPKSMRMTVYIGGGAATFVCLALLLALPNVDKAISGVDSDPVTTTLVSAMGLVGYRMVIVVVMVSFLSCLLSLQAAASRLLFSFARDGMIFGSKYLNHLSKSGKVPVNALLITGLIPILIASMGHWLQDAVTTIISFASAGIYIAFQMVILAALYARYHGWKPKGSFTLGRLGVWINALALFYGITAVANMVWPRTPDEPWFINYGMIFTTLVVISSGLLYLLIAKPHLQRKTS